In Deinococcus puniceus, one genomic interval encodes:
- a CDS encoding DUF3293 domain-containing protein produces the protein MSEKFRPIKFLAPEPDQALRAAFLGTTYGPVWHRFHLGTELQRRPEDEPSEELGPEWAIGLRSWVIVTAWNPRGQPQSQVDNADAHQRLLARVSRAGLVPTLALNGDGQWRETALILPGASLRDGIRLGREFAQAAVLYGVGRRVALVWLTVDRRKVDRGGVDRRSGERCRVERYWVQDVKQV, from the coding sequence ATGAGCGAAAAATTCCGGCCCATCAAGTTCTTGGCCCCCGAACCAGATCAGGCGCTCAGGGCAGCTTTTTTGGGTACCACCTACGGCCCGGTCTGGCACAGGTTTCACCTCGGCACCGAGCTACAGCGCCGCCCCGAAGATGAGCCTTCGGAGGAGTTGGGGCCAGAGTGGGCCATCGGTCTGCGGTCTTGGGTCATCGTGACGGCGTGGAATCCGCGTGGGCAGCCTCAATCACAAGTGGACAACGCCGACGCCCACCAACGCTTGCTGGCCCGCGTGAGCCGCGCTGGGTTGGTGCCCACGTTGGCCCTGAACGGCGACGGCCAGTGGCGCGAAACGGCCCTGATCTTGCCGGGAGCCAGCCTGCGCGACGGCATCCGTCTGGGCCGCGAATTTGCTCAGGCGGCGGTGCTGTACGGCGTGGGCAGGCGCGTGGCGTTGGTGTGGCTGACTGTAGACCGCAGAAAAGTAGACCGGGGCGGCGTGGATAGGCGGAGTGGGGAACGCTGCCGGGTGGAGAGGTACTGGGTGCAGGACGTGAAGCAGGTCTGA